TGCGGACCTAGGCCTTCGCTGCGCAGCCCAGCAATCCGACCTTCCTCTTTACAACCAATTTAATTGCGTCACGGGCAGGGCCCAGGTATTTCCTCGGGTCGAACTCGGCCGGCGTCGTAAAAAATACCTTCCTTATCGCGCCCGTCATCGCGAGGCGCAGGTCGGTATCTATATTTATCTTACAGACGTTCATCTTGGCCGCCTTCGTTATCATCTCCTCAGGCACGCCCCTCGCGCCGGGTATCTGGCCGCCGTAATCGTTGCAGATCTTCACGAGGTCGGCCGGCGCGGACGATGCCCCGTGCAGGACGAGCGGAAAGTTGGGCAGCAATTTGCCTATCTTCTCCAGCCTGTCGAAATCGAGTTTCGGTTCACTTTTAAATTTATATGCTCCATGGCTGGTGCCGATAGCTACCGCGAGCGAATCGCATCCGGTGCGTTTTACGAACTCGACCGCCTGGTCCGGGTCGGTGTATATCGCGTCTTTCGCGGCAACCGAGATATTATCTTCCACG
This region of Candidatus Omnitrophota bacterium genomic DNA includes:
- the fba gene encoding class II fructose-1,6-bisphosphate aldolase — translated: MAFISTKEMFAKAYKEGYAVGAFNVNNMEIIQGITEAIAEEKAPVILQVSAGARKYARHQYLIHLVDAAMECTGIDCVLHLDHGEDFEMCKSCVDGGFTSVMIDGSKYPFEENIRLTKQVVDYAHAKGVPVEAELGKLAGVEDNISVAAKDAIYTDPDQAVEFVKRTGCDSLAVAIGTSHGAYKFKSEPKLDFDRLEKIGKLLPNFPLVLHGASSAPADLVKICNDYGGQIPGARGVPEEMITKAAKMNVCKINIDTDLRLAMTGAIRKVFFTTPAEFDPRKYLGPARDAIKLVVKRKVGLLGCAAKA